AATATGGTGGCCAAAGGAAGGTAATTGGCTAAAAGGAATCTAAGCCACACTTATTTTTCAGCCTCAGCGTGGGCCTGGTGTCTTTTGGATCCCATTTACCGCTCTCCAAAAGCACGTGATTCTGACTCTGAGTGGAAACAAAAACAGGCGGACAACAGATTAGCATGAGAAAGAGGCCTCAGGACATTTGGGGGAATAGGCTCCTCAGATAGCCGCGGAATTAAGTcctattaatgagaagcagcctggcctagcgtaAAGAGTGCAGGCCGgggaatcggaggacccgggattctcatcctggctccgtcacttaacttctgaacccgtctcctcgtctgcaaaatggggattcaggacctgctGAAACCGTGAGCCACCAAGTGGACAGGGGCTACGTCCAACCCGCTTGTtgtggatccaccccggcgcttgggacagtgctcagcacacagtaagcatttaaccaatactatGGTCATTAATAATCATTGTGCtgtcgttgagcacttactctgtgtatccTTCTAACCAAGTCGGGCATTTCCCCCACAGCCCAGACTTTTGTTGTTTGTCCTTGCATTCCTGCAGTTGGGCTCTTCTGCACCTGGTGCCGGGATGCGGGGACCTCCTTCCCAGGAATATGATCAGGATATGATATGGTAAAAAACCCACGGTTTTGGGGTTGGCACTGGGAGAGGGGTGGCGCCCACAGTTCTTGGGTTGGCACCGGGAGACACTTGGTGAGTTCATTCAGGCCTCGGGCACTAGACTGCTTAAGTGTCGCTCAGTGCCCTCCTTCCACGGATCTCCTACGATGattttttcttaagtgcttactatatgtcgagcactattctaagcgctggagtagatacaggtgaatcaggtcggacagagtccctgtcccacgggaagCCCTTTGACAGAAAAGGTAACcgcagaacagagaagtgacttgtccagggtcacgtaccaagacaaggggtggagccaggattagaacccacgaccttcacaTCAACACTAGTCTGTTTCAATCTCATCTTTTttcgatcaatcaaaggtatttatcgagcactataAGGAGCGCCGCTGcatcaagcgcttgggaaggcACTTGGCCCAGTAGGTAGACCGGGGGCCtgagtcacgagttctaatcccggttccacctatctgctacgtgaccttgggcaagtcacttcaccgggcctcagttccctcatctgtacaatggggatgaagccggtgagccccacctgggacgaccccatcgccccgtatctccctcagcgctcagaacagtgctcggcgcatagcgggcgcttaacgaataccgtcattattattgtcgcgagccccgtgggggtcggggactgggtccaacctgctttgcttgtatcgcTTAGTATTCGGCTGGCCCATAAGGGCTTAATATCATGGTTACTACTGCGACGCTTGGGGCAGTGGCTTAAAGCTAGGCAACGCAGACCCGTCGGTTCGTCTTTATTAAGGGCcacccgtgtgcagagcgccgtagcAGGCGCTTGGGGAAGCAGGAGACGGCAGCGAGCCGTGACCGGCCCCGCCCGGGGCGAACCCGCGGCGGCACCCGCCCGTCGTCCCCGGGCCCGCGAGGACGGGGCAGGCCGGGCAAGCGTGCTCACGGAAGCGGCCGGACCAGGTAGGCGAAGTAGGCGACGCCCCCGAAGGGTCCCAGCGGGTGGACGGTGACGGGGCGGCGCCCCGCCCGCCGCTCCAGGCAGGGCAGGCGGGCGTCCGGGTCCTCGTCGGTCAGCTGCACCAGGGTCCCGCGGGGCCGCAGCACCCGCAGACACTCGGCCAGCAGCCgctcggcccccgccggcccgtcGGCCCGCCGCACGGCGTCCCACGTGCCCTTGTCCACCACCACGTGGCGGGAGGCCGGCGGGCAGGCGGGGCCCAGGGCGCGGCCGTCGGCCCGCGCGAAGCGCAGGCGGGAGGCGGGATGGCCCGCCCGCACCGGCCGTCGTCCTCCGGCCTCGAAGAGTCGCCTCGCGCGGGCCACCGCGTCGCCGTCGACGTCGACGGCCAGCACGTCGAGGGGCAGCGGGCAGTGGGCGTACAGGCCCGGGCCCAGCCCCGACGTCCCGCAGCCCACGTCCAGCACgcccagcggggccgggggcgacgaggacgaggacgaggacgacggctCCGCTCCCTCCTCCAGCAAGGGCAGCAGCAGCCCCCGCGCCTCCTCGAAGCCGAAGAACCAGTCGAAGTCGGGCGCGCGGGTTGGCGGGGCTCCCTCGCCCAACGCTTCGCTGAGGGTGGAGGCCCAGCGACGACGGCCGAGGGCCAAGTCTCCACCAAGACCAGTCTGTCCCACCCCACGACATGCATGTGGAGGCGATGAGCCCCGTGCGGTGCGCTGCCCGACCCGGAGGAGGGCGGGCCTCAGGACCGGACGGGCCGCCATGACGGCCCCGACCTCAGGGAGACGCTGGGCTGGGTCGAAAGGGGAGCTGCGGCGCATGCGCGGCCCAAGGCGGCTCCGGGGTCGCTGCGACGCATGCGCGACCCAAGCCTCCTTCGGGCCGTTGCGACGCATGCGCGACCCAAGGCTGCTGCGGCGCACGCGCGTTGCAGCGGTTGCGCCGAGCCGCTGCGGCCCGAGGCTGCTTCAGCGCACGCGCGATCCCGAGGCTGCTCCAGGGCGCCCCCGTGAGGGGAGACCCACCGGCCACCAATGACAGGtttcctcccccccaacccgtcagatttattgagcgcttactaggtgcggagcgctgtgctaagcgcttggaatgggcaattcggcaacagatggagaccgtccccgcccaataacaggctcacagtctaaacgggggagacggacagcaaagcgaaacagaacaagccatgaactaagggcttgggggagcgaAATGCAACTGTTCATTGTTTAGATTctaggagcggcatggcctaataatgttggtattcgttaagcgcttactatgtgcggagcactgttccaagcgctggggtagatagagggtaatcgggttgccccacgtgaggctcacagtctaaatccccattttacagatgagggaactaaagcacagagaagtgacttgccc
This portion of the Ornithorhynchus anatinus isolate Pmale09 chromosome 3, mOrnAna1.pri.v4, whole genome shotgun sequence genome encodes:
- the CSKMT gene encoding citrate synthase-lysine N-methyltransferase CSKMT, mitochondrial → MRRSSPFDPAQRLPEVGAVMAARPVLRPALLRVGQRTARGSSPPHACRGVGQTGLGGDLALGRRRWASTLSEALGEGAPPTRAPDFDWFFGFEEARGLLLPLLEEGAEPSSSSSSSSPPAPLGVLDVGCGTSGLGPGLYAHCPLPLDVLAVDVDGDAVARARRLFEAGGRRPVRAGHPASRLRFARADGRALGPACPPASRHVVVDKGTWDAVRRADGPAGAERLLAECLRVLRPRGTLVQLTDEDPDARLPCLERRAGRRPVTVHPLGPFGGVAYFAYLVRPLP